From the genome of Acidaminococcus sp.:
GACAGGATCCATCACGGGGGCTGTTCTGCTGACGTTTATTTCGGCAGCACTGTCTGACTTCCCGGAATGGCGTATGCTGATTTATTCCATTGCCATGATCGTCCTCATGCTGCGTCGTCCGCAGGGACTGTTTGGCGACAAGGAATTGTCCCTCAGTATGTTCCGTCGTTTAAGAGTAGGAGGTAAGAAAAATGCCGAATGAAGCTAAACATCTCCTGGACCTGCGGAACGTATCGATTGTATTCGGCGGCCTGCGGGCTGTATCCAACGTCAATATGTATATTGACGAACATGAACTGGTCGGACTTATCGGACCGAACGGTGCCGGCAAGACGACGGCTTTCAATATGATTACCGGCGTGTACGTGCCGACTGAAGGCGAGATTGAATTTGACGGGAAACTGGTTAACGGGAAAAAGTCCTATCAGGTCACACAAATGGGCATGGCCCGTACCTTCCAGAATATCCGTCTGTTTTCTGAACTGTCCGTGCTGGACAATGTAAAAATTGCTTTTAACATGCACGTCCATTATAACCTCCTTGAAGCTGTCATCAGGGATCAGAGATACTTCAGGGAAGAAGCGGAAATTACAGAAAAAGCCATGCAGCTTTTGAAGATTTTCCACTTGGAAGAGCATGCCGATGATATGGCCAAGAACCTGCCTTACGGGGCGCAGCGCCGCCTGGAAATTGCAAGAGCCCTGGCGACTGAGCCGAAACTTTTACTCCTTGATGAACCGGCAGCCGGCATGAACCCTCAGGAGACGCATGAACTGATGGAAATGATTCGCTGGCTGCGGGATAATTTCCATTTGGCCATTCTGCTGATTGAGCATGATATGAGCCTTGTTATGGGCGTATGCGAACGGATTTATGTACTTGAATACGGCATCTGCATTGCTAATGGGACTCCGGAAGAAATCCGCAGCAACAAGCGTGTTATTGAAGCTTATCTCGGCGGGGAGGTGTCATAATGCTGAAAGTAAAAGATCTTAACGTATATTATGGTGCCATCC
Proteins encoded in this window:
- a CDS encoding ABC transporter ATP-binding protein, translating into MPNEAKHLLDLRNVSIVFGGLRAVSNVNMYIDEHELVGLIGPNGAGKTTAFNMITGVYVPTEGEIEFDGKLVNGKKSYQVTQMGMARTFQNIRLFSELSVLDNVKIAFNMHVHYNLLEAVIRDQRYFREEAEITEKAMQLLKIFHLEEHADDMAKNLPYGAQRRLEIARALATEPKLLLLDEPAAGMNPQETHELMEMIRWLRDNFHLAILLIEHDMSLVMGVCERIYVLEYGICIANGTPEEIRSNKRVIEAYLGGEVS